A region of the Cannabis sativa cultivar Pink pepper isolate KNU-18-1 chromosome 3, ASM2916894v1, whole genome shotgun sequence genome:
gtagacacttttaatatataaagataatgATAGTGCCTTTAACTAAGAAAACTATCAAATATAAAAAGTTTGCATGTTTTAACAATATAGAggaatttattaaatttaattggTCCATCAACACACCAAATGTATCTTCTCACATATCTCTACAATTAATATggaaaatatgaaaattaaataagttatgacttcttttttaaaatgctTAAAAATtatgagagttttttttttttaaaaaaaaatgcttaaaaaaattattttatctatataACCGTGatggttaaaaattattttatctatataACCGTGATGGTTAcagtaaaatagtaaaattgtaatcatgatggttatatttttttataacctGCTATAATAGGTTACTAAcatgtaaaatttttatttttagacttaaattaattatatacttaaaataaattaatcttttaataaaacttttttagaaattaatatttataatttttttattttaaaaaataaataaaatcatgttAGTatcatgtaatttattaattatttttagtaaaattttaaattaatcacaatcgtttaataatattttgttttcaaataattaaaaaaaatactgatAATAATGagttattatataaaattttacccCTTCTATGTAATTTTTGGTtaaatgacttttttttttaaaaaaaaatatgtatattttatatagTTCTTTTtactatataatttattttataaattttatgattgagaaaaataactttgaaaataaatacaaattaaaatccttatattaaaataaataaaaaaagaatatgaTATGTAAATTATTGTAAATATGTCAAATTAAATTTCTTATATAGGATAGAAAGTGAGAATAGTTTGGGAATGTTTATCATCATTAATAGTTGAGAAACATAATTTTTTGGGTTATAATTCAGATGAAAAGGTagctatttatttttataataagttGTAGcactttaaattttaaatagtaATAATGAGGATTATAACTTCAAGTATAATATATgtttcttttaaaataaaaattgaaaaatatttttaaaaaaatatataaaatttacaaacaaaatataaaatttaattctcAAATGTTATAAAATCCGCGCAAAGCGCGGTATTGTTTCCTAGTTTtctttataattatatagattACACCGAAAAAAAGAGAGTATTCAAGTTACACATGAACACTCACTAGTACTTATGCGAATACTCACTTAATTCTGTGAGTACTCAAATTTTAGGCTTCAAAATAgacaaaatataaacaaaaatataaaggAGACAACAAAATTATAGTAGTTCAGTTAGGACTTGATTTGCTTAGTCCATCTTTAGTAATAGTTCTCAGCTTAGTTTATTAAATTTAGATCACCTCTTTATATAAAAAACAAGTGGCCGTTGAGATTACACAATCGGTTAGGCAGGACCGTTATTACTATAATTGCACAGTTTAATTGATAGAAACGTTTAAAGAATAAATATAAGAACAACTTCGTCCATTCTTGTCTTAATTGCAGCAATGTGTGCAACTTACTAAGTTGCAGTTTGTCTATTCATATCCCATCACGCGAGCTCATGGGCTCTGTGGTGTTGTACTTGCATAATATGTATTTGggcttaataaattaaatgtctGTGATCACCCTTGATCGCATATTTGGACATTCCTTGCATTGACAACTTACAACATGCGAGTTCTTAGCGAGTTGTCGAATGCATTAGTTATTCGGACTAACCCTATGTAAAGAATCAGTCTTTACTCGTCGCAAGAGAGATGTACTTGCTCATCGCATATAATCGATATGCATGACCAGTATTAACTTTTTTTGGTCTTGCTTATCTTTTGACTATGTTGGGCATAGCGTGCGACTAAATCTTGTCTCGGTCACCTTCTCGCAAGTTTCAATCATGTGAGGTTGATTCTACGAGAACCATATTATTGACACGTCATCATTTTCTTTTGGGACATAAGTACACAGGTCTCCTTTCCACGAGATTGGACTCGTAGCACATGCCCCTAATTTTACGATGACACTTTGTCAATCAACAAAACTATTTCCGAGGGACAAGGTGAGTTGTATCGTCACATCATGGTGACCTTTGGTTGTCCTGACGAGGATTTCAAAAGGACAGTAACAtttgtttttcttatttttctaatgTGCGACGTCATCAGACCATTTGGGTATTGTGGAGGCATAACTTAGGGTAATCGTTGGATTAAATAACCTTCGGTCTTCGAATGCAACATGTCATAATCTTAATGAACGAGTATGACCCCTATATAAATCCTTCCATACGAAACCAACTTCTCATTTTCCCTCTCAATTCTCAAactatttttctcaaaaaacttAAGAAGCTCTCACTGATCAAGGAGTTTTTCTAAAGGATTCTTACTAAAATTTGTTCGAGAGATCACGTTAAAAAATCTTTTCAAGCATTCGGATTCAAATGTTGGTTTTTCTTTCTGAGAATCTTTTGGctaatttgatgtatatttttataatcattATTGGTAAGCATCATCttcttttgaaaattattattattatttctaattaaaaaaaatgattagtttttcaaatttggtcttttataaacaaattaattattgtGTATTGTTTATAAGTTTTATTATACTTTAAGTGTATATTTACGAAAAATAAGTTTTAAAGATGGTAttagtaattttataatttttttttcattaaatttttaatatgatTGTTTAGTAGTGGAGGTCACtcctaataatattataaatgatacaAAATATCACGATAATACTAATGGTGGATATTTGAGAATTGACATGGATGGCGACTATTATATtgttttttgaaggaaaatggtAAACTTTATTAGAATGAACTTTCAACCATTACAATAGATAAAAGATCAGCAGGAGTATTACTCTCACTGAAAATACGATCTGAATACAAACAAGAGCTACAAGCAAGACAGTGTGCAGCTTTGTTTACAGaacgtttaacaaaattaatcGTGACTAAAGGTAAGGAAGCCAACAATGTACGACAAGCAGACACATGTTGACCAAATGGAGATTGAATGTTAACCGAACCTCGGATTGCTTGAATAACAACCAAAGAATCCGTCTCAACTTCAACCCGACCCCATTGGTGTCTCTTTATCCAACTCAGAGTTGGAATCCCTACTAGAACTCCTTCCCTTTTTGTGCCAAGGTTTCTTGTGTACAGATCTTCCTCTGCTTAGGTTTAATTCACCATGAGAACCATTGTGCTTCTCTGTTTTCATTTCAAGATCCTTAGACTTCAAGGCAGATATGACTTCCTCCAAAGTAATTTCTGTTCTTCCATATTTTATGGCGTTCTTAACTTCTCTATAGGATTCTGGTAGAGaattaagaattataattgctTGGTTTTCATCACTAAGGGCTTCATTTTCACCAGAGTTAGCTAGTTCAATGTGTAATCTCAAGAATTCATCTAGGTTCTGTTCAAGAGTCTTAGAGTGTGACATCTTGAATCCAAAGATCCTCTCCTTCAAATAGATCTTATTTGTTAGGGATTTCTTCTGAAATTGTTCCTCTAACTTTTTCCAGATTTTAGCAGGGGTTTCTTCATTGTCAACTTGTCTGATAATTGCATCAGATAAGTTGAAAATGATGATTCCAGTTGCTGTCTCAAGCAACTCTTCTTGTTGAACTTTGGTAGTTCCATCAGGCCATTCAATGGGATCATCTAGCACTCTAAGCAGCTTCTGTTGTGCAAGTAATGACTTGATCTTCCTTCTCCAAATTCTATAGTCTCCAGATCCATCAAACCTGTCAATGTCAACTTTGATATTGCTCATGTTAGTAAATTCagaaaagaaaataactttCTGTTAAGGGAAAGAATAACAGTTTGAACATTCAAACTCCCTCTTGATCAAGATTCTCCTTCAAAACCCAATTTCCTTCAATCTTGATCACCTTCTTCTCCCTTCCTGTGAGTCTTTCTTGCTGTTGAAACCAGCTCTCATACCACTGTAGGAAATTTACAGAATTATCCTACACAACTCACACACACAAGTTATTTCACAAGGTCAATTTTGACCTTTCTTGCACTGAATTTAGGTTCACACACAATTGACACGTGTTAGGTTTTATATGTTGTTTTATTGTTCCTTTTTTACTTTACTAATATTGATCTTTATGTCTGAACAACCTTCGAAGGACACAAAGAAAACTTAGGGCAAAAGTTTATCAATGGTGAGGGATAATCAGAGAGAATCAACTCTGATTTTGAGCAGATTCCTGAAGAAAATTATGCAGAAAATAAAGCAATACACAAGTGCAGAGATTAGGGTGAGAGAGATAACAAACACAGAGAGTTTTACAAGGTTCACCCCTGAAATTGGGGCTACGTCCTTGGTGAGCTGCCTCAGAGAAAGATCAGCCACAATCCACTATCAAGATCGATGATTACATCAAGTTTCTGAGCTCCAAGACACATGTATCGTCTGGTAGCTCTCAGTTCTTCAAAACCAGGTATGtacaatctctctctctcaaactttctctttcttttttcttcactcAGGATCGAACAGATCCTCTCacttctctcttcctctctaaTTCACTCTTTTCTTTCTGTTTCCACACGAGAGAAACTCTCTCTGTTTAGGTCTGAGgttttcatcttcttttctctGGAGATCTGAGAAAAACGACGACCGATGCAAGATCGCAGAACCGGTGCATGAGGGAGAAGCAGATCGCGATTCCACCACATTCGAACTCAGTGAGTTGAGCGATAAGAATGGAACTCGAAGCCGATTCCATTGTTACAGAATCCAAACTCGGTATAAACATCTTCAAATTTTTCTGGACACTATTACTACAGCTCGGCTGGCTCAAGCCGCCGAGAAAGTTAGATAGGCTGGAGTTGATTTTGGCTTGAACGACACAAGCGCCTTGGTCGTTGCAATCGATTGATGACGTGTCTTTGAATCTACCAGCTATGGGGTAAAAGTCGGTTAAGGTATCAGCCAATGAATTCTTGAGTGTACGACAATAGTTTTGGTTGTCGTTTTGGTGGTAATTAGTTTGTGGTGAGGAGTAGAAAAGGATTATGCCACAATGGAATTCGGGATAGAATTGATCCAAAAGACAAAGGTTGTAATTTTTAAGATGAGTGGGAGTTGGAGATGATGGCTTTACAATATCTCTTGATATAATCTCAACTTTTATGATTTTTTCCATTTTATCAAGACCAAGTATGTGATAATTCATGTATATAATGTTATAattctaaatctatatatataggaGTGATATTGTTAATCTTTGTGCTCAAAAacacataattgaaatatatatattttttttatgacagTGTTTTGTATGATAAATttgtatattataaattttgtttttcGGTACtctaaattatttgaaattttttaaaatttaactataacaaatataacaaataccgctaacaaaatttttaaaaaatatttgagtATGTAATTTCAAATATACATGTTGAGCATTCTATATGTATTGAATTTATTGAATTTGTCAAAGTGCTGTACTAACAGATTCTACATACACAAAATGTTGAACAAAATAGTTAAAgcttattatttgattaatttaacAATGCATTATGCATAAGAATACCATATTATATATGTACACAATTATATTAATGAAACAAAGCTTTACAATTGCcaatcaaatttattaatttaatacgGGGTCTAGAGAacatgttatattattatttttttttaatatattttttgattttgtcattgtcaaatataatatttttgtatggagtgattagtttattgaagcttcaataaataaaattaaatttgttttgCATTAACATATGTTAGTGTATTATTGTAATTTGATTATACTTAATAgttgttttaaaaattaattaattgtatttgCATTGTCATGCCTATCAGCTTAATGCAATTATTCCATGCTTGTCGGCCGGCTATGTGGGCCAAATTGCGCCAGGTTTCCGGGCTGGACAGGGCCTTTATGTGTTTTtaatggtttaaataaaattaaattttattttatgttttgtttAAGTAATGACAAACATATTTCTAACAGATGCAACTTAACATTTAAGATTTTcacataaaattatatataaattttgtatatttgacaaagaaaataaaataaaaatgaaaaacatagaaataataaaaaaatataaatataaattccatttttttttcaaataagtggcaaaataataaatagaaaaagtgTGATTTTTATgtcaaaaatgatatttttctaaaatataaGTAAAgtgatatttataaaaattaggaGTGCTATACAGCTGGGAGCAAAGAAAGGGTAGGCTAGATGCAAGAGTTTTCACTTtagtaattataaattttggTGATGGACAAATTTTTATATCAAgtacctaatttttttttttgttacaatttaattaaaagttttttatttgtttattttcatAAAACAATCATGTTGCTTATGTAATAACaacgaaaaaaaataatagttaaaatctgtaaaaaatattaaaaataattgtagATCTGTaggtttataattttttgttatttttaagtaCTTATGAAaatgtttcattttttttaagaaaagagaaagaattCATTTAGACAAAACAAAGATTACAAACAAAGAGAGCTGCAAATAGAGCATCCCAATAACAAACCAAAGCCTTAGAAGGCAGTAATAATGTTCAACATTAATTCCTTTAACTCTAGTTTTGGTAGCAAGTTTTATGGATAAACtaatcactttttatttttctttttgttgttgGCAATACTATATTACTATTTTCCATTTCAAAAAGAAAAGGGGCTATACTATTACTAAGTGAATTGAATATAGTGAACTttggagataatttttttaagaaaataatgagAAACTTTATTAAACTTTAATCTCTCCTACCAGCAACAACTCAGTTGGGGCACCTCCCAAGCTGAAAACACGACCAGGATAAAATTTAGAAGCTCTTGCAAATGAATGAGCTACTGAGTTTGCTTAACGTTTTACAACATAAATTAAAACATTACCCAATTGCAAGAGTAAAGCCTTACACTCTTGAATAACTGAACCGAAGCTATAAATCATTCTCACAGGGCTCCGGATTGCTTGAATGACCAACAAGCAGTCGGATTCAAGTGTCACATGCTGCCATCCCTTGGCTTTGATCCAACTTAATGCCTCACGAACCCCAATCGTCTCTACTAACTCAGGTCTAACCACTCCCAAATAAAAGCGTGTAACACCCTCAATTAGGTACCCGATTTCATTCCTAGCAACAATACCAAAGCCATAGCTTTGTTGGAGAATTTGGCATTGAAGAGACACTTGATCACTTATTGAAGGATGACATGGTTGAACCTTAGGCTTTGAACTATCTCTCGAGTTACCAAGAGGCTCAACCCGTGGGGACTGTTGATGTGATGTGGTCAGTTTTGAAGACTAATAGAATACTTTTACAAGAGGCGTTGCAGCTAGGTCCTTATAATTTGTTCGTCAATCGGAGACAAGAATGGTGGGGCTTGGGCACGTGCTCTCTATTGCTACCATACCGATTTTATGTTCAGCTGCAACTCCGGTGGCAGCTTCTTTTACGCTCCATGTGGCTCACCGCTCACGTGGATGAAAGCTTTTACTTCGCTCCATGATCTCTTACTTTGTATTCGCATGAGCCATTTATTTTAGACTGTTTTCGCCTTGTTCAAAGTATGAATTTGCCTAATTATTTGGAGTGATGAGTTTTATTTGTATGACTTGTGGTTATCTTTGATTTAGTGcctttaatattgatgaaatttctttaaaagaaaaataagaaagaaattaagaacATTTACCCTCTCACTACTTTTCCAAGACAAATGTTGATTAGTTTACTTTTTGATTTATTGAATGTTCTTTCTTTGTAGACTTATTTAtagattttactttattttttgatttattgAATGTCCTTTGTGGACTTATTCATTGATATTTGGAGGGAAAACTCCTCAAATTTCAAACTAAGAAAGCAACCTCACaaagcacaaaaaaaaaaaaaaaaaaaaaatacaaaatttataatttagcccataaaaaaaataataaataaataaaaaacaacttTCCAAAGAGAGCGCAAAAGGAGTGggaattttcttttcaaataaataaataataaatattaaataaatataaaaaaataagaaagtctctcttcttcttcatcttcttcttctctctctagtCCCACTGTACTTCTTCAACGACACAATAACAACCACCACCACCTTAATTTAAACCtaatttatttgtatatattatttttatatatatatatttagagagagaaaggggaAGAGAGAGACAAGGATATAATGTCGCAGAGCAGTGGAAGTAGTAACGGCGGTGGCGGTGGCGGTGGTGGACCGGATTTTCATCTATCGGACGAGATATTGGCGGTCATACCCACGGATCCTTATGACCAGCTGGATCTGGCTCGGAAGATTACCTCCATGGCTATAGCTTCGAGAGTATCGAAACTCGAGACCGATGTGGGGAGGATGAAGCAGAAGCTTTACGAGAAGGATAAAATCATTTTTGACCTCGAGGATAAGCTTTCTCGTATCCAACTCAACCAAAATGATGCTGATTTGCGTTTGAAGGCTGCCCTCGATGACAATGTAAGATaaagatttgtttttttttccttcttcaaTTCGATGCCTTACGACATGGGTCTTGATATATTTAGGGTTTTATTGGATTTTCTGAGAGGAGAAATGAGGAGATTTAGCTAGGTAGGGTTTAGTATTTTGAATTTGGTTCGTGTGTAATTCGAgattgaaatttaaaaagggGAAGAAAACAAATTGGGgaggggtttagggttttgttGATTTTGAATTTTGGGAGGACAAGTTTTGAACTGGAATTGGTgaaggcttttttttttttgtccttTCTCAAGGGAATTGGTGAAGttagttttggaaaattttCTGTGCTTTGATACTACATTGTTTGAAATTCGAAGATATTAGGGACTTCATTTTATGCACATTATACATAAAAGCATTGTTCTTTGGTTGCTTTTGataaagataagatattttttgtaATGAATGTTAAGAACTTGGAGCAGCTTTGCTTATATATATTGTTCTTTATGCAGATGAGACTCTCCAAGGAACGGGATTCATTGGCAATGACTACAAAGAAATTAAGCCGTGATTTAGCAAAGGTTAGTTTTCATGAAAAATTTTCATCGTTTCATATTATTATGGTATTTGCTTTTCTTAAGAGACTTACTGTAATGAAGACATTTTACATCTAAATAATTTGGATAGCAATTCATCACATGCTACATCCAAGAGGGAGAGGTAGTTCAAATGTTGTAAGGCATGTGGTTTGAGTCACTTATAGGTTGGGAACCtagtttcttgaaaaaaaaaaggttttgtCCCATGTTATGGAAAGAAGAGGCTATGTGAGATTTGTAGTATGTATTGGAAGATGGAAATATGAAGTGCCCTCAAAATTTGTTAGTGTTCGTGAAAATTTGTCATCAGTTCatatttttatggtattttcttttatgaagAGACTTGCTGCTAACAATCGTATGGCTACTAAACTTAACCTAAGGAACAGTGAACCTGTAAAGGACTCCATTTACCTATGAAGACATTTTACATCTAAATAAGTTTGCGTAGCAATTCGTCACATGTTACACCCAAGAGGAAGAGGTAGCTCAAATGTTGTCATGCATGTGGTTTGCTCCACAAGGTCTGAGGTTTGAGTTACTCATAGGTTCTTACATAGCAATTGCTATAGTTCTTAGCTCCCATAGGGCTAGGTGGGGAAGCTagtttctgaaaaaaaaaaaggtttcaTCACATGTTATGGAAACCAGAGGCTATATGAGATTTGTAGTATGTATTGGAAAATGGAAATAAGAAATGCCCGCAAAATATTTGATTAGCAAAGTGAAGTGAAGTGAAGGTTCTGTGTTGAGTTTGACTTTATTTATCAATTGGttcctttttttattttcttttaataactTCCAGTTTGGATTTTTTTCATTCTGCACagctatcattttttttttctttgatgttgtttttatgcaatattatttttgaattctaTTACAGTTGGAGACATTCAAGAGGCAGCTAATGCAGTCCCTAAATGATGAAAATTCATCTGTAAGATTTTTTGGTGACAAATTCTAGATGCTTATCTTTATTCTAATTACGATTTGATGATAATCTCACTTGAAACTCATTAGCTATGAAATTTTGTTCTTGCAGCCAGTCCAAACTGTTGACATTGGGACATGTGACCAGTCAGTCCCTAAGGCATATCCTGATAATGGTACTGCTAGTCTCTCTACTGATAAGCTTTTTCATTGCTTTCTTCCTTGGCTCCACTTTGTTCATTGTTGTCTTTTGTGGTTACAGATGAAGTGACAAATGGCTACAATGGAGTACATTCCTTGAGTGGCTCTACTGACACGAGATACTCTAGTGATGAAGGTATATGAACTATTTCTCATGATTGCACATCATTTTTCATTTCTTATATTAATGCCTCCTTGATGCAAACACAAAGCTGTTCTTGAGTTTATCGTTTCTCTAGTTGTACCTCATCTTTTTAGACTACACCTTAGGCTATAATAGCCAAAACATCTATTGTATACTTATTGGATGTTAGACTgaaataaagttaagaaaaggAGTTAGACTGAACCATCACTGTATTTACTATTAGTTATTTGATTATTGTTTCAATATATTAACACAATATCAGAGCTTGTTTAGTTATCAATCAAGGCTAATAAGCCTAATATTTTGGTCTACAGCAAGGAATTCTGGAAACAGGTTTTCCATGACTTCATATATTACTCCACGGCTTACTCCTACTGGAACTCCAAAAATTATTTCCACAACTGGGTCTCCTAGAGGATATTCTGCGGTTACATCTCCACATCAAACCTCTGGTGCCACTTCTCCCACAAAACTGCCATATGATTCACGGTCTTCTCTGTCTTCTTGGTACCCATCTAGCCAGCAGTCTTCAGCAGCAAACTCTCCTCCTCGTAGTCGTGGATTGCCAGGTTTGCATTGTTACGAGTTATCATTGTCTACTATTATAATAGTTTGGATTATAACTCCACtgacttattattatttttgagtgCTCTTATATCCTATTTGCATTGTACACAGGTTTATCCTTCTATTAATGCAAAGTAAACCTATTTTGTTTTCTAATGATAAATCTAGTCAATGTTACTGATATTCTTAGACCATATTTTAATTGTGCTTATACATTAACTTGTGCAGGGCGCACTCCACGAATTGATGGCAAAGAGTTCTTCCGTCAAGCCCGGTAGGTTCTGTTAATTGTGCAATGTATGATGGGTGGTTTACTAGAATGTTAAAAAATGTCTTCACATGCTGATGAACGGTTTTGATTATTTTGTAGGAGTCGGCTCTCATACGAGCAGTTCAGTGCATTTCTAGCTAATATCAAGGAGCTAAATGCTCAAAAGCAAACTAGGGAGGTATGTTGTTGAATCCTTGCAATTATGCTCTGTGATGATGCAATTGGATATCTTAGACTGGTTGCTTAACTAGTGGTGGTGGTTCTTATATTTTTCCAGGACACCTTAAGAAAAGCAGAGGAAATATTTGGCACAGATAACCAAgatctttatttattatttcaaGGACTGCTTAATCGCAATATCCAGTAATGCTTCAAGTATTTGTCAGTTGGAAGGGTTTGAAATAAGTGGTACGTTTCTCTCCCAAATTTGTGTTTCTGTGCACATGTAAGTAACGTTAACTTCATCCTGTACAACTATGGAATTGCAGGCAACAGAGCTCCAGCAAGGCGAGCACATGGAGGGCCATGAGCACAAAAGTTAGTTATGAATTGCTGTTTGAAACGTCGTGGATCAACTCATTCCCGGTTGCTTTAAATGGATGATTTATGGTGTACTTGGTTTGCTGAAGTTAACTAGTGTCTTCTTCCCTTTCAAAAGCTGTGGTATGGTTTTGTAAGCTTCGTTAATATGTATCGTTAAGTGCAGGTATGCTTTGTACATAATGGCTTTATTTTTTCGCACTACCTGCTGGGTTACCCAAAAAGGTTCAATTATTGGCATTTTCCTTTTGAAAGTTTTTCATTCTTGAATTTGCATGTACAAAAGAACCATATTCAACATCAGTCATGTTCTGTTCTTTCTCACTCTCTTTGTCACATACACACACAAGATACAATTCATCTATTCATTTGTTAAAGTAATTCAGGCTAAGTTTTGATTGTGATATTGAATATCGGCGGCTCGGGTCTTCAGATTAGCATCTTTTCACTTTAAACTTGTGGTTTGCAACATTGACAAGGTCACTTAAAATCATGCTCTGAACTGAATCTGTACCAAGTCTCTTTTAGTTAAATTAGTTGTTGATgctgaaaaagaaagaaagaaagaaaaaagacagAGATGTTTGTACAAAAATTGATAGCTCTGCAGAAATGTACAATACAATCTAAGTAAGTGACACTTGAAAGGGTTTGATAGTAGAAATTTTTTGGTCCTTGATTTAACAGTGAAATCATTTTCCTGTTTGTTTGGATGTACGAAAAAtctaatataataataacataaacGTTTAAAAATGCAATGCCTTGATTCGAGTTGGAGACAGGGAATAAAGAGCTTTTTATTTTATGCtagattttgttgtacggtaGTCATACCATGTGCCCTATTGCATATATGAATGTTGGCCAATATgactttgaaaaaagaaaagtatgaagaaattattgattaaatcatgtaatttttgaaattcaaagacATTGATCTTCAATGATATAAATTGATTTGACTGGTTAATTCTATGACACTTATTTATTTTGGTTGCCAATTGCCATGGTTATTGTGATAACTTGGAAAAGACCAGGATTATGAATTAGTGGGAAAAGTTAAAGAAGAGGAAAATGCCCTGTATCTCAAAGTGTAACAAATCTATAAAAGTAGGATCTTGGAATGGTGAGTTGAAACAAAGGAGTGTACTATAAGAACCAGAATAATTTTGTAGTGGTAATTGATAGAAAACAAGAAGATTGCTGTTTTGATCTTATGCCTCAATATCTACCTTATATTCATTTTTAGATTACATTGACAactccattattattattattatgaatgaATTTCAGTTCCTATCTTTACTTATTTTGGTA
Encoded here:
- the LOC115709606 gene encoding salutaridinol 7-O-acetyltransferase; the protein is MEKIIKVEIISRDIVKPSSPTPTHLKNYNLCLLDQFYPEFHCGIILFYSSPQTNYHQNDNQNYCRTLKNSLADTLTDFYPIAGRFKDTSSIDCNDQGACVVQAKINSSLSNFLGGLSQPSCSNSVQKNLKMFIPSLDSVTMESASSSILIAQLTEFECGGIAICFSLMHRFCDLASVVVFLRSPEKRR
- the LOC115710329 gene encoding uncharacterized protein At4g15545, translating into MSQSSGSSNGGGGGGGGPDFHLSDEILAVIPTDPYDQLDLARKITSMAIASRVSKLETDVGRMKQKLYEKDKIIFDLEDKLSRIQLNQNDADLRLKAALDDNMRLSKERDSLAMTTKKLSRDLAKLETFKRQLMQSLNDENSSPVQTVDIGTCDQSVPKAYPDNDEVTNGYNGVHSLSGSTDTRYSSDEARNSGNRFSMTSYITPRLTPTGTPKIISTTGSPRGYSAVTSPHQTSGATSPTKLPYDSRSSLSSWYPSSQQSSAANSPPRSRGLPGRTPRIDGKEFFRQARSRLSYEQFSAFLANIKELNAQKQTREDTLRKAEEIFGTDNQDLYLLFQGLLNRNIQ